TGGGACGAATGGAGCAAATAGACATCAAAGGTTATAGCGAACCGTTTCTTTAGCGTTTGAAAATCTTGTTCAATTGCGATCGCAACCATTCATGAGCAGGATCGCGCTGTTTTCGTTCAGTCCACATCATTTGCAATTCTGGTGGTGCGCCTCCAATGGGTAACTCAACAATATGCAACTGCTATAAATAGAGGTTCTTTTTGCAGGGATTGCAGCAATCAAATCAGACTTGGCAATCAATTCAGGTATTAAGTGAATTGATTGACCGTTAGCATAATCCGCCGTTTGAGTCCCTGCTCCCGGAGTTGTTCATCAATAGGCCTCCTGCATGAATGTGTCAGATAACAAATTATTTGTCGCTAAACACATTAGTATCGTTAATCCAAAAATCTTTCAAATCTTTTACGATAGGGGCTTTGGATCAAGTAAAATTTTAGTAGGAATCCTTCTGTGACCCATAAATTGTTTTGACTTCAGCTTTTCATTATCCAGATATATCTAAAGTTTAGTAATGATAGAAGCGCCCAATGAGAGCAATTTGTTAAGACGACAAATAATCTGTTATTCGGCAAAGGTCTCTAATTTCTTTGGATATAGAATTCAAATCTAGCGATCAATCTTTCATAAATAGAGGTATAGTCTGAGCAAGAACCCTCTTAAAGGCTATCGTTGACTGTTGTTATCTCACTGTTTAATCAAGCAGGCGGCGTTGGCAAATCGACGCTCACCCAAAATCTTGGCTATCACCTCTCCCAACGTCACCATCAGGTTTTGTTGGTAGACATTGACCCCCAGGCTTCCTTGACTACATTCATGGGGTTAGAGCCAGCGGATTTAGAGAAAACGATATACGACGCCTTAGTCTCCGAACAAGACGAGCCGCTGACCCTACACCGAGACTTACACGGCATGGACTTGGCTCCCGCCAATATCTTATTAGCGAACGCGGAGCAAGAGCTAATTTTTGCTGAACTTCGAGAGTTCCGGCTTAAAGAAGTACTGGCTCCCCTATTAGACGACTACGACTTCATTTTGATTGATTGCCCCCCCAGCTTGGGGATATTGAGTCAAATTAGCCTAGTCGCCTCGACGCATGTCTTAGTCCCCATTCAGTGTCAGTTCAAAGCCTTGAAAGGAACCGACTCTCTGCTCAAAACCGTAGCCCGAGTGCAGCGCAAGCTCAACCGTTCCCTCAAGTTTGCCGGATTCTTCCCAACCATGTATAGCGCTAGTAACTCTCTAGACCAGCGCACCTTACAATCTATGGGAGAACAACTGTCAAACCTGGCACCCGTATTTCCCCCCCTACCCCGTGCCACAGCGCTGGCGGAAGCGGCTGAGTATGGAAAGCCTTTGGCTCTTTGCCCAAACAAACATCAGGCTATTCTGAGCTTATTTGAAGAGACAGCTGTCTTCTTAGAGGAGATGTCATGAGTACCCGACGCCGCACCCTACCCCCCGCGGAGCGCTCAAAGCTGAAAAATGTGGCTCTATTTGCCGAGGAAAAGGAATCATTGATTCCTCATACCATTCCCCTAAACCAAATTACCTTACCGACAACTCAGCCCCGGCGTTACTTTGACCCCCAAGCGATGCAATCCTTGGTGGAGTCGGTCAAAAGCGAAGGTATCCTCCAGCCTCTATTAGTTCGACCTGTGGAGGAGAAGTATGAGCTAATCGCTGGAGAGCGACGTTACCGAGCGGCTATCGAGGCAGAATTAACCCAAGTGCCTGTGACTGTTAGGGAAATGACTGATGACCAGGCAGTCCAGTATGCTCTGATTGAGAACCTGCAACGAGAAGACCTTAATCCCGTTGAAGAGACGGAAGGACTACTCAATCTTTTAGCTATCCGCTTGGGATATGACACGGCTCTTGTATCCTCCAAGCTTTACCAAATGGAAAATGAAGCCAAAGGAAAAATTACCCGAAACGTTTCGGGTAAGTCGGAAACCGAAACAATAGAGCAGGTGTTTGCCTCCTTGGGGCGAATGAGCTGGCAGTCGTTTGTCCGTACCCGACTCCCACTGCTCAAATTGCCTGCTGACATCCTCGAAGCCCTACGTTCTGGACACATTGAATACACCAAAGCCAAAGCTCTAGCACAAATCAAAGACGAAACTGAACGCAAGGCACTGCTGGAAGATGCGATCGCTAATTCCCTCTCCTTAAGTCAAATCAAGGAGCAGGTCAAAGCTGCCCAAACGCTGACCGAACCCCCTCCCCTTGCTGCCCGGATGGCAACCACCTACCAACTGGCTAAGAAGCAAAAAGTGTGGGATGACACCAAAAAGCGCAAGAAGCTGGAATCATTGCTGAGTCAGATTGAAGCGCTGCTCTCCAAGGAAGAGTGAGTGTCCCTATGTTACAAGCTTTCCCAATCGAGATGAGTGAGAGGTAAACCGTGAAAACTGTCACAAATTACTTCATCGTGGAGGAATTTGCACCTATTGCTGCCTGAAACCTAGCACAATGGCAAAGCAATTGCGACTGATGACTGAGTTATAAATTGCCAGCTCGTGTTAGCCTCCAAATATCAGGAAAACCAGAGGAGTTTGTTGGCACTTCCACGACGACGATTTATTCAGATAATTGCTGGAGGAGCAGGTCTATTGGGGCTTCTCCACTACTCAAGACGTGAGCAAACGATGGTTACACTGTATACGTTTGGCGACTCGATTCTTGATTGTGCTCGGTACAACGAGTTAGGTATCCATCCTGGGCAACTCCTCGTCCAGAATGATGATCGCCTGTTTCCCGAATTTCAGGGTCAGGATCTGCAATCTCGTGGGATTGCCCGCCTCGATCACCGTGCTCGTGATGGTGCAACCGTTACGGGTCTTCAGTCGCAGGTGCAGGGATTGCACGTCGAAGGGCGTGCGCTCGCACTAATTACTATCGGCGGCAATGACCTGCTGCGTGGATTAATCAGCGATACGGGAGAAGGAATTGCCACCTTTTCCGACAGACTCGACTTGTTTGTGCAAAGGCTTCCAATCCGTCCCGTGCTTTTGGGTACCGTGTACGATCCCACTTTTGGTGATGACCGACAAAATTTTTTGGGTGTTGAGCCGACCGTTGCTCGCAAGAACCTTCAGCGGATCAACGCCGTTATTAAAGAGATTGCTTCCCGCTATGGGCAGGTAGTCGATCTTCATGCTCACTTTTTAACAGGAGATTCTTCTTGGTTCACCTCGACGATTGAGCCAAGTCTACGCGGAGCTTCTGAGGTACGGCGTGCTTTTCTCCCTTACGTCTTAGGCAAGGCATAATCTGCCCAGATACTTTTGTCCCACATTCCGCACCCTCAACTGTGACATCCATCCCAGTTCGGCCGTACTTAATTACTCAAAACAAATACTTGCTTAACCACTGGATTAAGTATGCCAGAATGAGAGGTTTAGACTCTACCGAAAAGGACTCTTTTCGGTGGAGTTACCCCCAGCGACTAACGCATCCATGAGAGTT
Above is a window of Funiculus sociatus GB2-C1 DNA encoding:
- a CDS encoding ParA family protein, translated to MTVVISLFNQAGGVGKSTLTQNLGYHLSQRHHQVLLVDIDPQASLTTFMGLEPADLEKTIYDALVSEQDEPLTLHRDLHGMDLAPANILLANAEQELIFAELREFRLKEVLAPLLDDYDFILIDCPPSLGILSQISLVASTHVLVPIQCQFKALKGTDSLLKTVARVQRKLNRSLKFAGFFPTMYSASNSLDQRTLQSMGEQLSNLAPVFPPLPRATALAEAAEYGKPLALCPNKHQAILSLFEETAVFLEEMS
- a CDS encoding ParB/RepB/Spo0J family partition protein, with amino-acid sequence MSTRRRTLPPAERSKLKNVALFAEEKESLIPHTIPLNQITLPTTQPRRYFDPQAMQSLVESVKSEGILQPLLVRPVEEKYELIAGERRYRAAIEAELTQVPVTVREMTDDQAVQYALIENLQREDLNPVEETEGLLNLLAIRLGYDTALVSSKLYQMENEAKGKITRNVSGKSETETIEQVFASLGRMSWQSFVRTRLPLLKLPADILEALRSGHIEYTKAKALAQIKDETERKALLEDAIANSLSLSQIKEQVKAAQTLTEPPPLAARMATTYQLAKKQKVWDDTKKRKKLESLLSQIEALLSKEE
- a CDS encoding SGNH/GDSL hydrolase family protein; the protein is MALPRRRFIQIIAGGAGLLGLLHYSRREQTMVTLYTFGDSILDCARYNELGIHPGQLLVQNDDRLFPEFQGQDLQSRGIARLDHRARDGATVTGLQSQVQGLHVEGRALALITIGGNDLLRGLISDTGEGIATFSDRLDLFVQRLPIRPVLLGTVYDPTFGDDRQNFLGVEPTVARKNLQRINAVIKEIASRYGQVVDLHAHFLTGDSSWFTSTIEPSLRGASEVRRAFLPYVLGKA